One Meriones unguiculatus strain TT.TT164.6M chromosome 5, Bangor_MerUng_6.1, whole genome shotgun sequence DNA segment encodes these proteins:
- the LOC132653931 gene encoding sperm motility kinase X-like yields the protein MKEEGLALKQGVKACSSVEDPFNTYYKMMRTLGHGHFSEVKMVFHVPTVTCVAVKILRDKKYNAIFNNEISIMKSLNHPNIVRLFHVLETAETTYLVMEHASASEGELLRRILERGPLEEIEAQRIFTQIARAVDYCHDNRVVHRDIKATNILLDCRGNSKLIDFSLTVKVTPGQKLRGFCCTGPYCAPELFAQHEYEAYPVDVWCLGILFFLMVSGRYPFQASSFAGMKNKVTSGNLQIPHQVSINFSNVIIDLLRINPGRRPTIYSINRFIL from the coding sequence ATGAAGGAGGAGGGCCTGGCTCTGAAGCAGGGCGTGAaggcctgctcctctgtggaggACCCCTTCAACACCTATTATAAGATGATGAGGACTCTGGGACACGGACATTTTTCCGAAGTTAAAATGGTGTTCCATGTGCCCACTGTGACCTGTGTGGCTGTAAAAATCCTTAGAGATAAGAAGTACAACGCGATTTTTAACAATGAGATCAGCATTATGAAATCCCTGAACCATCCAAATATCGTCAGGCTATTTCACGTGTTGGAGACAGCAGAGACCACCTACCTGGTGATGGAGCACGCCTCCGCCTCCGAGGGAGAGCTGCTGAGGCGCATCCTGGAACGGGGGCCTTTAGAGGAGATTGAGGCCCAAAGGATATTCACGCAGATCGCACGTGCTGTGGATTACTGTCATGATAACCGAGTTGTCCACAGAGACATTAAAGCCACGAACATCCTGTTGGACTGCAGAGGGAACTCCAAACTGATAGATTTTAGTCTCACTGTCAAAGTGACTCCTGGGCAGAAACTGCGGGGTTTCTGCTGCACTGGGCCCTattgtgccccagaactctttgCACAGCACGAATATGAAGCTTATCCCGTTGATGTGTGGTGTTTGGGAATTCTATTCTTCCTCATGGTGTCTGGACGTTACCCTTTCCAGGCCAGTTCGTTTGCAGGCATGAAGAACAAGGTCACCTCGGGCAACCTTCAAATTCCTCACCAGGTGTCCATCAATTTTTCCAATGTCATCATTGATCTACTGAGAATCAATCCCGGCAGGAGGCCCACCATTTATTCTATAAATAGATTTATACTATAA